The Halobacterium sp. CBA1132 genome has a segment encoding these proteins:
- a CDS encoding anthranilate phosphoribosyltransferase, whose amino-acid sequence MSDSYGEWPLQRLMTEVVGSGPKSAEDMSRAQAAEAFERILDLNPDQTTLGAFWLANRWKRNNGEELGAYVDVMRRESVVAAEPDADPVDCGANYDGKGDSAILGVAAGVVAAAAGTPVVVHSGDRVPTQKQDAYKHVLDELGVRTDLEPEESAEMVDEHGFGFYYQPNFNPVVDALWDRRDHVGVRTFVNTVETLANPANADVHLGSFYHLAFAKKVVETARESEEVGFDRVLMFQGMEGYDDVRPGSTTVAEWSEGEDLADFTIETDDYGMDIESADLEVDNVARESAEITADVLAGERRDQFADAIKLNAALRMYAREDADSIDEGIEAAADVIASGRAESLLADLCSF is encoded by the coding sequence ATGAGCGATTCGTACGGCGAGTGGCCGTTGCAGCGCCTGATGACGGAAGTCGTCGGCTCCGGGCCGAAGTCCGCCGAGGACATGTCGCGCGCCCAGGCCGCGGAGGCGTTCGAGCGCATCCTCGATTTGAACCCCGACCAGACGACGCTGGGTGCGTTCTGGCTGGCGAACCGCTGGAAGCGCAACAACGGCGAAGAGCTCGGCGCGTACGTCGACGTGATGCGCCGGGAGAGCGTCGTCGCCGCCGAACCCGACGCCGACCCCGTGGACTGCGGCGCGAACTACGACGGGAAGGGCGACTCCGCGATTCTGGGCGTCGCCGCTGGCGTCGTCGCCGCGGCCGCCGGGACGCCCGTCGTCGTCCACTCCGGCGACCGCGTGCCGACGCAGAAGCAGGACGCCTACAAGCACGTCCTCGACGAACTCGGCGTGCGCACCGACCTCGAACCCGAGGAGTCCGCCGAAATGGTCGACGAGCACGGTTTCGGGTTCTACTACCAGCCGAACTTCAACCCCGTCGTGGACGCGCTGTGGGACCGCCGCGACCACGTGGGCGTACGGACGTTCGTCAACACCGTCGAGACGCTCGCGAACCCCGCGAACGCGGACGTCCACCTCGGCTCGTTCTACCACCTCGCGTTCGCGAAGAAGGTCGTCGAGACCGCGCGCGAGAGCGAGGAGGTCGGCTTCGACCGCGTGCTCATGTTCCAAGGGATGGAGGGATACGACGACGTTCGCCCCGGCTCCACGACGGTCGCGGAGTGGAGTGAGGGCGAGGACTTAGCGGATTTCACCATCGAGACCGACGACTACGGGATGGACATCGAGAGCGCGGACCTCGAAGTCGACAACGTCGCCAGAGAGTCCGCCGAAATCACGGCGGACGTGCTCGCGGGCGAGCGCCGCGACCAGTTCGCGGACGCCATCAAACTCAACGCGGCGCTGCGCATGTACGCCCGCGAGGACGCCGACTCCATCGACGAGGGCATCGAAGCCGCCGCCGACGTCATCGCCAGCGGGCGCGCGGAGAGCCTGCTCGCGGACCTCTGCTCGTTCTAG
- the pdhA gene encoding pyruvate dehydrogenase (acetyl-transferring) E1 component subunit alpha yields MHRAIGERPLAETAVDEATARELFRDVVLAREFDERALSLQRRGWMPGYPPFSGQEGSQVGAAHAMSDDDWLFPTYRSNAMQLARGVPASDILLFRRGFAEFHSDHDVDNFPQAVPIASQLPHAVGAGMAMNYTGDEDAVVAYFGDGATSEGDFHEAMNFAGVFDAPVVFFCENNNWAISLPRERQTASDSIAVKAEAYGFEGVQVDGNDPVAVYETVRDALDDARAGEPVLVESLTYRQGAHTTSDDPERYRPDEEALPEWRTADPLERYEAYLREHGVVDDEFVADCWSEAEAELDAAIDDAEAVGAPDMDEVFDYVYAERTPRIDDQKAWLESYLETHDPQEQEF; encoded by the coding sequence ATGCACCGCGCTATCGGGGAGCGCCCCCTCGCGGAGACGGCCGTCGACGAGGCGACCGCCCGAGAGCTGTTCCGTGACGTGGTTCTCGCTCGGGAGTTCGACGAGCGCGCGCTCTCCCTCCAGCGCCGCGGCTGGATGCCCGGCTACCCGCCGTTCAGCGGGCAGGAGGGCTCGCAGGTCGGCGCCGCACACGCGATGAGCGACGACGACTGGCTGTTCCCGACGTACCGCTCGAACGCGATGCAGTTGGCGCGCGGCGTCCCCGCAAGCGACATTCTCCTCTTCCGCCGCGGGTTCGCGGAGTTCCACTCCGACCACGACGTCGACAACTTCCCGCAGGCGGTCCCCATCGCCAGCCAACTCCCCCACGCCGTCGGCGCGGGGATGGCGATGAACTACACCGGCGACGAGGACGCCGTCGTCGCGTACTTCGGGGACGGCGCGACCAGCGAGGGCGACTTCCACGAGGCGATGAACTTCGCGGGCGTCTTCGACGCGCCCGTCGTCTTCTTCTGCGAGAACAACAACTGGGCCATCTCCTTGCCCCGCGAGCGGCAGACCGCCAGCGACTCCATCGCCGTGAAAGCCGAGGCGTACGGCTTCGAGGGCGTGCAGGTCGACGGTAACGACCCCGTCGCCGTCTACGAGACAGTGCGAGACGCGCTCGACGACGCCCGCGCGGGCGAACCCGTGCTCGTCGAGAGCCTCACGTATCGACAGGGCGCCCACACCACCAGCGACGACCCCGAGCGCTACCGGCCCGACGAGGAAGCGTTGCCGGAGTGGCGCACCGCGGACCCGCTGGAGCGCTACGAGGCGTACCTCCGCGAACACGGCGTCGTCGACGACGAGTTCGTCGCCGACTGCTGGAGCGAGGCCGAAGCCGAACTCGACGCTGCCATCGACGACGCCGAGGCGGTCGGCGCGCCCGACATGGACGAGGTCTTCGACTACGTGTACGCCGAGCGCACGCCCCGCATCGACGACCAGAAGGCGTGGCTGGAGTCGTACCTCGAAACCCACGACCCGCAGGAACAGGAGTTCTAA
- a CDS encoding complex I NDUFA9 subunit family protein, whose translation MDVLVTGGTGFIGTHLCRELDDRGHEVTALSRHPDEAALPDSVETVVGDVTAYDSIRSAVEGHDAVVNLVALSPLFKPSGGDDRHFEVHLGGTENVVEAAEEADVEYLLQLSALGADADGPTAYIRSKGRAEEVVRSSDLAYTIVRPSVVFGEGGEFVSFTKQLTTPYVTGLPGGGKTRFQPIWVDDLVGMLGSAVEDDEHWGETYELGGPDVLTLGDVTRLVYRSEGKSVRVLSVPMPLAGIGMRLAGPLPFVPFGTDQYRSLKFDNTVEDNDVEAFGVDESELTTLASFLGVGEHVSA comes from the coding sequence ATGGACGTGCTGGTCACCGGCGGAACGGGATTCATCGGGACGCATCTGTGCCGCGAACTCGACGACCGAGGCCACGAGGTGACGGCGCTCTCGCGACACCCCGACGAGGCGGCCCTGCCGGACTCCGTGGAGACGGTCGTCGGCGACGTGACGGCCTACGACTCTATCAGGTCGGCCGTCGAGGGTCACGACGCGGTGGTGAACCTCGTGGCGCTGTCCCCGCTGTTCAAGCCAAGCGGCGGCGACGACCGGCACTTCGAGGTCCACCTCGGCGGCACCGAGAACGTCGTCGAGGCCGCCGAGGAGGCGGACGTCGAGTACCTGCTCCAGTTGTCCGCGCTGGGCGCGGACGCGGACGGCCCGACGGCGTACATTCGCTCGAAGGGGCGCGCCGAGGAGGTCGTTCGGAGTTCGGACCTCGCGTACACCATCGTGCGGCCGTCGGTCGTGTTCGGCGAGGGCGGGGAGTTCGTCTCGTTCACGAAGCAACTCACGACGCCGTACGTCACCGGACTTCCGGGCGGCGGGAAGACGCGGTTCCAGCCGATCTGGGTGGACGACCTCGTCGGAATGCTCGGTTCGGCCGTGGAGGACGACGAGCACTGGGGAGAGACGTACGAACTCGGCGGCCCGGACGTGTTGACCCTCGGGGACGTGACTCGGCTGGTCTACCGCTCGGAGGGCAAGTCCGTTCGGGTGCTCTCGGTGCCGATGCCGCTGGCGGGTATCGGGATGCGGCTGGCGGGCCCGCTGCCGTTCGTGCCGTTCGGCACCGACCAGTACCGGTCGCTGAAGTTCGACAACACCGTCGAGGACAACGACGTCGAGGCGTTCGGCGTCGACGAGTCCGAGTTGACGACGCTGGCGTCGTTCCTCGGCGTCGGCGAACACGTCAGCGCGTAG
- a CDS encoding DUF5813 family protein → MSDIEQEFADHGRLTRSDGEFVPTTNDWDATVTVPDDTVEITVVVPTLDAATNDEVADVVEDGWYDTFERRVVDADSVTLANDVDVESVSREGGDITVEITFAPRTGKAADDALALVNYVEGTWFQGVIPGYDYVETVEQMRQQAAQNAQNAEGTPL, encoded by the coding sequence ATGAGTGACATCGAGCAGGAGTTCGCCGACCACGGCCGACTCACTCGGTCGGACGGCGAGTTCGTCCCGACGACGAACGACTGGGACGCCACGGTCACGGTCCCGGACGACACGGTCGAAATCACGGTCGTCGTGCCGACACTGGACGCCGCGACGAACGACGAAGTGGCGGACGTCGTCGAGGACGGCTGGTACGACACGTTCGAGCGCCGCGTCGTCGACGCCGACAGCGTCACGCTCGCCAACGACGTCGACGTCGAGTCAGTCTCCCGCGAGGGCGGCGACATCACCGTCGAAATCACGTTCGCTCCCCGCACCGGGAAGGCGGCCGACGACGCGCTCGCGCTCGTCAACTACGTCGAGGGCACGTGGTTCCAGGGCGTCATCCCCGGCTACGACTACGTCGAGACGGTCGAGCAGATGCGCCAGCAGGCCGCGCAGAACGCGCAGAACGCCGAAGGAACACCGCTATAA
- the tmk gene encoding dTMP kinase, translating to MLVTLEGIDGSGKTTVWEALRDARGDGYTFTREPTDSWYGDAVRRSIGEDDADPLAELFLYTADHADHLSRVIRPALDRGDVVISDRYSDSRYAYQGVALDGVVDRPMEYVRGVHQPWTRPPDLTLFFDVDPETGAARAGATNKFEQVEFLSRVRENYEQLAEYEPERFVRIDATQSPEEVLADAEDVLDRVLAAE from the coding sequence ATGCTCGTCACGCTGGAGGGCATCGACGGCAGCGGCAAGACCACGGTCTGGGAGGCCCTGCGGGACGCCCGCGGCGACGGCTACACGTTCACCCGCGAGCCCACCGACTCGTGGTACGGCGACGCCGTCCGGCGCTCCATCGGCGAGGACGACGCCGACCCGCTCGCCGAACTGTTCCTCTACACCGCCGACCACGCCGACCACCTCTCGCGGGTGATTCGACCGGCGCTCGACCGCGGCGACGTCGTGATTTCGGACCGGTACTCGGACTCCCGGTACGCCTACCAGGGCGTCGCCCTCGACGGCGTCGTCGACCGCCCGATGGAGTACGTCCGCGGCGTCCACCAGCCGTGGACGCGCCCGCCCGACCTCACGCTGTTCTTCGATGTGGACCCCGAGACCGGCGCTGCGCGCGCCGGCGCGACGAACAAATTCGAACAGGTGGAGTTCCTCAGTCGCGTCCGCGAGAACTACGAACAACTGGCCGAGTACGAGCCCGAGCGCTTCGTCCGCATCGACGCCACCCAGTCGCCCGAGGAAGTGTTGGCGGACGCCGAGGACGTCCTCGACCGCGTGCTCGCCGCCGAGTAG
- a CDS encoding peptidylprolyl isomerase — protein MTKKATLHTSEGDIEVELYDEKAPTTVENFVKLAKDDPAAGADPAPDTKTWEDPESGEVRGDSLYRDVAFHRVIEGFMIQGGDPTESGRGGPGYEFADEFHDDLRHDGPGVLSMANSGPDTNGSQFFITLDAQPHLDDRHAVFGKVTDGMDVVEAIGNVDTDRNDQPKREVVLESVEIHD, from the coding sequence ATGACCAAGAAGGCGACCCTCCACACGAGCGAGGGCGACATCGAGGTCGAGCTGTACGACGAGAAAGCGCCGACGACGGTCGAGAACTTCGTCAAGCTCGCGAAGGACGACCCCGCCGCCGGCGCCGACCCCGCACCCGACACGAAGACGTGGGAGGACCCCGAGAGCGGCGAAGTCCGGGGCGACTCGCTGTACCGCGACGTCGCGTTCCACCGCGTCATCGAGGGCTTCATGATTCAGGGCGGCGACCCGACCGAGTCCGGTCGCGGCGGCCCCGGCTACGAGTTCGCCGACGAGTTCCACGACGACCTCCGACACGACGGCCCCGGCGTCCTCTCGATGGCGAACTCCGGCCCGGACACGAACGGCAGCCAGTTCTTCATCACCCTGGACGCCCAGCCCCACCTCGACGACCGCCACGCGGTCTTCGGGAAGGTCACGGACGGCATGGACGTCGTCGAGGCAATCGGCAACGTCGACACCGACCGCAACGACCAGCCGAAGCGCGAAGTCGTCCTCGAATCCGTCGAGATTCACGACTGA
- a CDS encoding HAMP domain-containing sensor histidine kinase has translation MPRCADVYRTFVENRGRQSWTNTSSRPARTPRAGTPTSSNTSRTPSSSSNSSTATPSSAASTRQWLREEARALDERTFSGEINYQRVRRETACGLREFLYRGIPYVGDGATTDGFAVYTDLTDITRTERRLEVMNRVLQHNLRNKANIVLAYTTELLAEFDEQHARRTEAAARIEGAARDLETLTEEAADINAVLKSTADDRTTDCVPLIRDVVEEHRGNWPAASVETDLPGSLVVRANRRLQFAVDALVENALEHNPSDEPRVRVRAAPDDSDGWATIRVDDDGPPIPDDERDVVTGDGDITATHHGSGLGLWLVKWTTELFGGELTFATSDLGGNSVRLRLPRA, from the coding sequence TTGCCGAGATGCGCAGACGTTTATCGCACCTTCGTCGAAAATAGAGGTAGACAATCGTGGACGAACACATCGAGCCGGCCGGCGCGGACGCCGCGAGCCGGTACGCCCACCTCATCGAACACATCCAGGACGCCGTCGTCGAGTTCGAACTCGTCGACGGCGACCCCGTCGTCCGCCGCGTCAACGAGGCAGTGGCTCCGCGAGGAAGCGCGAGCGCTGGACGAACGCACGTTCTCCGGGGAGATAAACTACCAGCGCGTCCGCCGCGAGACCGCCTGCGGGCTGCGGGAGTTCCTCTACCGCGGCATCCCGTACGTCGGAGACGGCGCGACCACAGACGGGTTCGCCGTCTACACCGACCTGACGGACATCACGCGGACCGAACGCCGACTGGAAGTGATGAACCGGGTGCTCCAGCACAACCTCCGGAACAAGGCCAACATCGTCCTCGCGTACACGACCGAACTGCTCGCGGAGTTCGACGAACAACACGCCCGCCGCACCGAAGCCGCCGCCCGCATCGAGGGCGCTGCCCGCGACCTCGAAACGCTGACCGAGGAGGCTGCGGACATCAACGCCGTCCTGAAGTCCACCGCGGACGACCGGACGACAGACTGCGTGCCCCTGATTCGCGACGTCGTCGAAGAACACCGCGGGAACTGGCCGGCGGCGAGCGTCGAGACCGATCTCCCCGGGTCGCTGGTCGTGCGCGCCAACCGCCGGCTCCAGTTCGCCGTCGACGCGCTCGTCGAGAACGCACTCGAACACAACCCCAGCGACGAACCCCGCGTCCGCGTGCGCGCCGCGCCCGACGACTCCGACGGCTGGGCGACCATCCGCGTCGACGACGACGGCCCGCCGATTCCCGACGACGAACGCGACGTCGTCACCGGCGACGGCGACATCACCGCCACCCACCACGGCAGCGGCCTCGGTCTCTGGCTCGTCAAGTGGACGACCGAACTGTTCGGCGGCGAACTCACGTTCGCGACCAGCGACCTCGGCGGCAACAGCGTCCGCCTCCGGCTTCCCAGGGCGTGA
- a CDS encoding TrkA family potassium uptake protein, whose amino-acid sequence MHVLIVGAGRVGLRTARITHNEGHEVTVVENDYDKAERASDEGFDVVEGDGADEDPLERAGVDDADALGALTGDLNTNFVACMVAKHHGCRTVMRIDEDYRENIYRKYAEEVDEIVYPERLGAIGAKNALLGGNVTAIADLAENLQIVQFAVTEDAPMQGYTLSELELPSRARLLAFGKNDGALGLPLPDDTLEVGDRIAVLAEFDALDDVRQILVGDTDAPTEVV is encoded by the coding sequence ATGCACGTCCTCATCGTCGGCGCCGGGCGCGTCGGCCTCCGAACCGCCCGAATCACCCACAACGAGGGCCACGAGGTCACCGTCGTCGAGAACGACTACGACAAAGCCGAACGCGCCAGCGACGAAGGCTTCGACGTCGTCGAAGGCGACGGCGCCGACGAGGACCCCCTCGAACGCGCCGGCGTCGACGACGCGGACGCGCTCGGCGCGCTCACGGGCGACCTCAACACCAACTTCGTCGCCTGCATGGTCGCCAAACACCACGGCTGCCGCACCGTCATGCGCATCGACGAGGACTACCGCGAGAACATCTACCGCAAGTACGCCGAGGAAGTCGACGAAATCGTCTACCCCGAACGCCTCGGCGCCATCGGCGCGAAGAACGCGCTCCTCGGCGGCAACGTCACCGCCATCGCCGACCTCGCCGAGAACCTCCAGATCGTGCAGTTCGCCGTCACCGAAGACGCCCCCATGCAGGGCTACACGCTCAGCGAACTCGAACTCCCCTCTCGCGCCCGCCTGCTCGCGTTCGGGAAGAACGACGGCGCGCTCGGCCTCCCGCTCCCCGACGACACCCTCGAAGTCGGCGACCGCATCGCCGTCCTCGCGGAGTTCGACGCGCTCGACGACGTCCGCCAAATACTCGTCGGGGACACCGACGCCCCCACGGAGGTGGTGTAG
- a CDS encoding Lrp/AsnC family transcriptional regulator — translation MVTAYVLVKANTGEADRLLGAIASIDGVVDAHVVAGDVDVIAKLDVDEPGDVKAIAADEIQHIDGVEDTETYISM, via the coding sequence ATGGTGACCGCCTACGTCCTCGTGAAAGCCAACACCGGCGAAGCCGACCGCCTCCTCGGTGCTATCGCCAGCATCGACGGCGTCGTCGACGCCCACGTCGTCGCCGGCGACGTCGACGTCATCGCCAAACTCGACGTCGACGAACCCGGCGACGTCAAAGCTATCGCCGCCGACGAAATACAGCACATCGACGGCGTCGAAGACACCGAGACGTACATTTCGATGTAG
- a CDS encoding CrcB family protein → MRPNYRSTVAVFALVAAGGFAGANIRYAVSLLAPGLPGTLLVNAAGSLALGVLVYAAADSDALGERARRLLGTGLLSSLTTYSTFAVQTAGVSPELMVANVAANYLLGFLGVVVGRALVGRYGGGS, encoded by the coding sequence ATGCGCCCCAACTACCGTTCCACAGTGGCCGTGTTCGCGCTCGTCGCCGCCGGCGGGTTCGCGGGCGCGAATATCCGGTACGCGGTTTCGCTGCTCGCGCCCGGCCTTCCCGGCACGCTCCTCGTGAACGCAGCGGGTAGCCTCGCGCTCGGGGTGCTCGTCTACGCGGCCGCCGACAGCGACGCCCTCGGCGAGCGTGCGCGGCGACTCCTCGGCACCGGACTCCTCTCCTCGCTGACGACGTACAGCACGTTCGCCGTCCAGACGGCCGGCGTCTCGCCGGAACTGATGGTCGCGAACGTCGCCGCGAACTACCTGCTCGGCTTCCTCGGCGTCGTCGTCGGGCGCGCGCTCGTCGGACGCTACGGAGGTGGCTCGTGA
- a CDS encoding Lrp/AsnC family transcriptional regulator → MAAADWRERVDDVDARLIDEYQSGFPIRERPFEVVADDLGITEADALERVERLYENGVFRRFGAVLNPPVVGSSTLAAVRAPADRYDEIADVINGYQQVNHNYRRAHEYNQWFVVTAGSREKRDEILADIEAETGCQVLNLPMLTDYYIDLEFPVVNGDRFARETSAERESPNERAETEGSREQRESLDRTDVSATRISEDAAGDLSQLDADLLLAIQDGFPLSATPYRDIADAIGAPVEDVLDATERLLADGCIKRVGCVVNHVVTGFDANCMVVWDVPDDELDERGVEVGELPYVTLCYHRPRRPEQDWPYNLFTMIHGRESDAVDEKIDELAAEHLPFDHERLYSEETLKQTGARYDDLVGE, encoded by the coding sequence ATGGCTGCCGCCGACTGGCGCGAACGCGTCGACGACGTGGACGCACGCCTCATCGACGAGTACCAGAGCGGGTTCCCGATTCGGGAGCGCCCGTTCGAAGTCGTCGCCGACGACCTCGGAATCACGGAAGCGGACGCGCTCGAACGCGTCGAGCGCCTCTACGAGAACGGCGTCTTCCGGCGGTTCGGCGCGGTCCTGAACCCGCCGGTCGTCGGGTCGTCGACGCTCGCAGCGGTGCGCGCGCCCGCCGACCGCTACGACGAAATCGCGGACGTCATCAACGGCTACCAGCAGGTCAACCACAACTACCGGCGCGCCCACGAGTACAACCAGTGGTTCGTCGTCACCGCCGGCAGCCGCGAGAAGCGCGACGAGATTCTCGCGGACATCGAGGCGGAGACGGGCTGTCAGGTGCTGAATCTCCCGATGCTCACGGACTACTACATCGACCTGGAGTTCCCCGTGGTCAACGGCGACCGGTTCGCCCGGGAGACGAGCGCGGAGCGCGAGTCTCCGAACGAGCGAGCGGAGACCGAAGGGAGCCGCGAGCAGCGCGAATCCTTGGACAGGACGGACGTCTCCGCGACCCGCATCAGCGAGGACGCCGCCGGCGACCTGTCGCAGCTGGACGCCGACCTCCTGCTCGCGATACAGGACGGCTTCCCGCTGTCAGCGACGCCGTACCGGGACATCGCGGACGCCATCGGCGCGCCCGTCGAGGACGTTCTCGACGCCACCGAGCGCTTGCTCGCGGACGGCTGCATCAAGCGCGTCGGCTGCGTCGTCAACCACGTCGTCACCGGCTTCGACGCCAACTGCATGGTCGTCTGGGACGTCCCCGACGACGAACTCGACGAGCGTGGCGTCGAAGTCGGCGAACTTCCGTACGTGACGCTGTGCTACCACCGGCCGCGCCGCCCCGAGCAGGACTGGCCGTACAACCTCTTCACGATGATTCACGGCCGCGAGAGCGACGCCGTCGACGAGAAAATCGACGAACTCGCCGCCGAACACCTCCCGTTCGACCACGAGCGACTCTACTCCGAGGAGACGCTGAAGCAAACGGGCGCGCGCTACGACGACTTGGTCGGCGAGTAG
- a CDS encoding CrcB family protein codes for MTALPLLPQILVGVGGALGATLRYALGETVQTDGYPTSTLLVNVLGTFALAALTFAGAGDDAMLLFGTGACGAFTTFSSFSVDVVALVENERFGAAAFHALGNLVGAGVAIGLAWLLIG; via the coding sequence GTGACGGCTCTCCCGCTCCTCCCTCAGATTCTCGTCGGCGTCGGTGGCGCGCTCGGCGCGACGCTCCGGTACGCGCTCGGGGAAACCGTCCAGACCGACGGATACCCGACGAGCACGCTCCTCGTGAACGTGCTCGGCACGTTCGCGCTCGCCGCGCTCACGTTCGCCGGCGCCGGCGACGACGCGATGCTGCTGTTCGGCACGGGTGCCTGCGGGGCGTTCACCACGTTCTCCTCGTTCAGCGTGGACGTCGTCGCCCTCGTGGAGAACGAGCGATTCGGCGCGGCCGCGTTCCACGCGCTCGGAAATCTGGTCGGCGCTGGCGTGGCGATTGGATTAGCGTGGCTGCTGATTGGGTAG
- a CDS encoding methyl-accepting chemotaxis protein yields MSSDQPTPADESDAEAAAVTEDRSLANARGALDVVHAASTTVDDQLAAIDDRTSEQVADAEWVVDEVGSLSATIQEIAATATEVSEQSERAAAETADGRDAARDAIDTMEDVREVSEDVVAEVDALRDRIDRIADALAGIDRIADQTNMLALNASIEAARTDGDNDGFAVVADEIKELAAESQEQADDIEDALDAVRAATEETVAQLDEAADEIERGADQTADAMASLDAVAETVEETAAGISSVSTATDDQAQTTEAVAERCETLAERATAIDDDVAAIRDARSEQTAMLGEVEGVLTAADADRRRRLADAPTLDTGVPGLDDLLGGGLVVGGQAVLRYDAGADAVDGLLAQVVATAATSGTAVSLTPPPTLDRGTLANAFAAADDSLADALDDDRLFVLDPFGGWPDDRNVFDLRASSLAAANETTAARRDAPLLVVGNIAGEVEILGEADARAARYENDDGVFDARDTVLNVVSDIVPETLAAFYAGAADQVVAVARDADGLAVERRRTPTSDDGTIRRADAQSSPPFVRVRGD; encoded by the coding sequence ATGAGTTCTGACCAGCCCACGCCGGCAGATGAATCCGACGCCGAGGCCGCCGCGGTGACCGAGGACCGGTCGCTCGCCAACGCCCGCGGAGCCCTCGACGTCGTCCACGCCGCATCGACGACCGTCGACGACCAGCTCGCCGCCATCGACGACCGGACCAGCGAACAGGTCGCGGACGCCGAGTGGGTCGTCGACGAGGTCGGGTCGCTGTCCGCGACTATTCAGGAGATTGCGGCGACCGCGACGGAGGTCAGCGAGCAGAGCGAGCGCGCGGCTGCCGAGACCGCCGACGGCCGCGACGCCGCCCGGGACGCCATCGACACCATGGAAGACGTCCGCGAGGTGAGCGAGGACGTCGTCGCGGAGGTGGACGCGCTCCGCGACCGCATCGACCGCATCGCGGACGCGCTCGCCGGCATCGACCGCATCGCCGACCAGACGAACATGCTCGCGCTGAACGCGTCTATCGAGGCCGCGCGCACGGACGGCGACAACGACGGGTTCGCCGTCGTCGCGGACGAAATCAAGGAGCTGGCGGCCGAGTCACAGGAGCAGGCGGACGACATCGAGGACGCCCTCGACGCGGTCCGGGCGGCCACCGAGGAGACCGTCGCCCAACTCGACGAGGCCGCCGACGAAATCGAGCGCGGCGCAGACCAGACCGCCGACGCCATGGCGAGCCTCGACGCGGTGGCGGAGACCGTCGAGGAGACCGCAGCCGGCATCTCGTCGGTGTCCACGGCGACCGACGACCAAGCCCAGACCACGGAAGCCGTCGCGGAGCGCTGCGAGACGCTCGCCGAGCGCGCGACCGCCATCGACGACGACGTCGCCGCCATCCGCGACGCGCGCTCCGAGCAGACCGCGATGCTCGGGGAGGTCGAGGGCGTGCTCACCGCCGCCGACGCCGACCGCCGTAGGCGGCTGGCCGACGCACCCACGCTCGACACGGGCGTTCCCGGGTTGGACGACCTCCTCGGTGGCGGTCTCGTCGTCGGCGGGCAGGCAGTGCTCCGGTACGACGCGGGCGCCGACGCGGTCGACGGCCTACTCGCTCAAGTCGTCGCGACGGCCGCGACCTCCGGGACGGCGGTGTCGCTGACGCCGCCGCCGACGCTCGACCGCGGTACGCTCGCGAACGCGTTCGCGGCCGCCGACGACTCGCTGGCGGACGCCCTCGACGACGACCGGCTGTTCGTCCTCGACCCGTTCGGCGGCTGGCCCGACGACCGGAACGTCTTCGACCTCCGGGCGTCGTCGCTGGCCGCCGCGAATGAGACGACGGCCGCGCGCCGCGACGCGCCGCTGCTGGTCGTTGGGAACATCGCGGGCGAAGTGGAGATACTCGGCGAGGCGGACGCCCGGGCCGCCCGCTACGAGAACGACGACGGCGTCTTCGACGCCCGAGATACCGTCCTCAACGTCGTCAGCGACATCGTCCCGGAGACGCTCGCGGCGTTCTACGCGGGCGCTGCCGACCAAGTGGTCGCGGTCGCCCGGGACGCCGACGGCCTCGCGGTCGAACGCCGCCGGACACCGACGAGCGACGACGGCACTATCCGCCGGGCCGACGCCCAGTCGAGCCCGCCGTTCGTTCGCGTTCGCGGCGACTGA
- a CDS encoding Lrp/AsnC family transcriptional regulator: MVHAFIMVKTGAGTAADARDSVADIDGVVACHVVAGKYDVIAEVDGGEMQDVLDTVSNRIGTVAGVTETKTYVSLAAA, encoded by the coding sequence ATGGTTCACGCGTTCATCATGGTGAAAACCGGCGCGGGCACGGCCGCCGACGCCCGCGACAGCGTCGCCGACATCGACGGCGTCGTCGCGTGTCACGTTGTCGCGGGTAAGTACGACGTCATCGCGGAGGTCGACGGCGGGGAGATGCAGGACGTCCTCGACACCGTGTCGAACCGAATCGGGACTGTCGCGGGCGTGACCGAGACGAAGACGTACGTCTCGCTGGCGGCCGCCTGA